The following coding sequences lie in one Lolium perenne isolate Kyuss_39 chromosome 2, Kyuss_2.0, whole genome shotgun sequence genomic window:
- the LOC127322791 gene encoding disease resistance protein Pik-2-like, whose product METTVLSLAKSVLNGAVAKATSVITEEVALQLGVRRDVAFINDEFEMMQTFLLAADEERGEKKVVRTWVKQVRDLGYDVEDCLQDFSLHLEKPSWWRFPCTMRKRRSIANEIIDLRARVEDVSHRNLRYRLIEDPNSKPTTAADRYLSSTAAVFGIDGARRAAKLENDKVDLVDLITKDDKDLRVITVWGTGNDLGKMSTIRKAYEDPKVTKKFRCRAWVKLVNPFDPDEFLRSLVRQFYGNSDLIGTPKQGRTMGVHISKSMAAECDMENEFDRHVNENQYMIVIEDLSTISEWDWIKLYLPNTNKGSRILVSTQQIELASLCVGQPNQVSELKQFSSDQSLYIFFHKEVTEIIYLTSCLVMVF is encoded by the coding sequence ATGGAGACGACGGTGCTGAGCTTGGCCAAGTCTGTGCTGAATGGAGCCGTGGCTAAGGCGACATCTGTcatcacggaggaggtggccttgcAGCTTGGCGTCCGGAGAGATGTTGCCTTCATCAACGATGAGTTTGAGATGATGCAAACTTTCCTGCTGGCGGCTGACGAGGAGCGGGGCGAGAAGAAGGTTGTTCGGACATGGGTGAAGCAAGTACGAGATCTTGGCTACGACGTGGAGGACTGCCTCCAGGACTTCTCGCTTCATCTAGAGAAACCATCTTGGTGGCGGTTCCCTTGCACCATGCGGAAGCGCCGCAGTATTGCCAATGAGATTATAGATCTGAGAGCCAGAGTGGAGGACGTCAGCCATAGGAATCTCCGTTACCGCCTCATCGAAGATCCCAACTCAAAGCCAACCACAGCTGCTGACAGGTACTTGTCCAGCACTGCTGCAGTATTTGGCATTGACGGAGCAAGACGTGCTGCGAAGCTGGAAAATGACAAGGTGGACCTTGTTGACCTGATCACCAAGGATGATAAAGATCTTAGGGTTATCACGGTGTGGGGAACAGGCAATGATCTTGGAAAGATGTCGACCATCAGGAAGGCTTATGAGGATCCCAAGGTAACCAAAAAGTTCAGATGCCGTGCTTGGGTAAAGCTAGTAAATCCTTTCGATCCAGACGAGTTCCTGCGGAGCCTTGTGAGGCAGTTCTATGGTAATTCTGATTTGATTGGAACTCCAAAACAAGGAAGAACTATGGGGGTTCACATCTCCAAGAGCATGGCAGCAGAATGCGACATGGAGAATGAGTTTGATAGGCATGTCAACGAGAACCAATACATGATTGTCATTGAGGACCTGTCAACCATATCAGAGTGGGACTGGATCAAACTGTACTTGCCCAACACGAACAAGGGGAGTAGAATTTTAGTGTCAACGCAACAAATAGAACTCGCAAGTTTGTGCGTTGGTCAGCCAAATCAAGTATCGGAGCTCAAACAGTTCTCGTCAGATCAGTCCCTTTACATCTTCTTCCACAAGGAGGTAACAGAAATCATCTATTTAACATCTTGTCTTGTTATGGTCTTTTAA